One Euphorbia lathyris chromosome 1, ddEupLath1.1, whole genome shotgun sequence DNA segment encodes these proteins:
- the LOC136217050 gene encoding stemmadenine O-acetyltransferase-like: MEVQIMFKETIKPSSSTPQHLKNYKLSFLDLIAPPLYIPIILFYSSTPQTSFKEKSDRLKKSLSKTLTLFYPMAGRIKNNSYIDCNDEGAFYTEAHATGDMSMLLQDPQLPQIEKLLPFDSQELSSDEEILGVQVNHFDCGGMAISICIWHKIADGSSAASFATTWAAVASGEATTNIEGIIYDCTSIFPPQKTQGFLWNILPKKDALRNSMMKRFVFDHSDLVALREKVGNGSKLECLGRPSRVETVTAVIWGAVIESTDVNTTLIAVNLRKRLIPPLPELSVGNIYHTANCLENENQIDYNYLAGKIHESIGIVKDDYVRKIYEEGSYFEFMKDIVEKPNFMKNVFGFSSWCRFPFYEVDFGWGKPIWVTTTLKVNQGAILIDTKDGKGIEAWVTLPKENMAKFQQIPYICSYASFNPTIY; this comes from the coding sequence ATGGAAGTTCAAATCATGTTCAAAGAAACCATCAAACCCTCTTCTTCAACACCTCAACATTTAAAAAACTACAAACTCTCTTTTCTTGATCTGATAGCTCCTCCTCTTTACATTCCCATCATTCTCTTTTACTCCTCCACACCTCAAACTTCCTTCAAAGAAAAATCTGATCGCCTAAAAAAATCCTTATCGAAAACACTAACTCTATTCTACCCTATGGCAGGACGAATAAAAAACAACTCTTACATTGATTGCAACGATGAAGGAGCTTTCTACACTGAAGCTCACGCTACCGGTGATATGTCAATGCTTCTTCAAGATCCTCAACTTCCTCAGATTGAAAAGTTGTTACCATTCGATTCACAAGAGTTGAGCTCCGATGAGGAAATCCTAGGAGTTCAGGTGAATCATTTTGATTGTGGTGGAATGGCTATAAGTATTTGCATTTGGCATAAGATTGCTGATGGTTCATCAGCAGCTTCCTTCGCCACAACATGGGCGGCTGTTGCCTCCGGCGAGGCGACTACTAACATTGAGGGGATAATTTATGATTGCACATCCATATTTCCTCCGCAGAAGACTCAAGGCTTTTTGTGGAACATATTACCAAAGAAAGATGCATTGAGGAATAGTATGATGAAAAGGTTCGTGTTTGATCATTCTGATTTAGTAGCTTTACGAGAGAAAGTAGGAAATGGATCCAAACTGGAATGCCTAGGCCGTCCTTCCCGGGTTGAGACAGTGACTGCAGTTATTTGGGGCGCTGTTATCGAGAGTACTGATGTAAACACTACATTAATTGCTGTTAATCTTCGAAAAAGATTGATTCCGCCATTGCCAGAACTATCAGTTGGAAACATCTATCATACAGCAAATTGTTTGGAGAACGAAAATCAGATCGACTACAACTATTTAGCCGGAAAGATTCACGAGTCCATTGGAATTGTAAAGGATGATTATGTGAGGAAGATTTATGAAGAAGGGagttattttgaatttatgaAAGATATTGTGGAAAAACCTAACTTCATGAAGAATGTTTTTGGATTTAGTAGTTGGTGTAGATTTCCATTTTACGAGGTTGATTTTGGATGGGGAAAACCCATCTGGGTAACCACTACTCTAAAGGTTAATCAAGGTGCAATACTTATTGACACAAAAGATGGTAAAGGAATAGAAGCATGGGTGACATTGCCGAAGGAAAATATGGCCAAATTTCAACAAATTCCGTATATATGTTCTTATGCTTCCTTCAACCCAACTATTTATTAG
- the LOC136222945 gene encoding E3 ubiquitin-protein ligase BIG BROTHER-like yields the protein MSWNPHMDVNYSNDSYPYNSAGSFIEYFEGLTYEHVNFIFDGASHVQESVYASTSANLHKFGISQPGSSVYYDHSHAYEVHNHGPVIDDYRRPPENPSTMTSAPTSVINEEWEGSEDIRTHNNPVECPRRHHNAQDFQVMWQDNVDPDNMSYEELLELGEAVGTQSRGLSQELISMLPVSKYKCSLFKRKSRCERCVICQMEYKRGDRRMTLPCKHAYHVGCGTRWLTINKACPICYMDVFGDSSKNVRK from the exons ATGAGTTGGAATCCACATATGGATGTTAATTACTCGAATGATAGCTACCCTTACAATTCAGCGGGAAGTTTCATAGAATATTTCGAAGGCCTGACATACGAACATGTGAATTTCATTTTTGATGGTGCTTCCCATGTCCAG GAAAGTGTATATGCTTCCACGAGTGCAAATCTCCACAAATTCGGTATTTCCCAACCTGGGAGCAGTGTATACTATGATCATAGCCATGCCTATGAGGTTCATAATCATGGACCAGTTATTGATGATTATAGAAGGCCCCCGGAGAATCCTTCAACAATGACTAGTGCACCAACTTCCGTGATAAATGAAGAATGGGAAGGAAGTGAAGACATCCGGACTCACAATAATCCTGTGGAAT GTCCACGAAGACATCATAATGCTCAAGATTTTCAG GTCATGTGGCAAGACAATGTTGACCCTGACAATATGAGTTATGAG GAATTACTGGAACTAGGTGAGGCCGTTGGAACTCAAAGTCGTGGTCTTTCCCAAGAGCTTATTTCTATGCTTCCAGTCTCAAAGTACAAGTGCAGCTTATTTAAAAGGAAATCCAGATGTGAGAG GTGTGTAATTTGCCAAATGGAATATAAGCGAGGCGACCGACGCATGACACTACCATGCAAACATGCCTACCATGTTGGTTGCGGGACAAGATGGCTCACTATTAATAAG GCGTGCCCCATATGTTACATGGATGTTTTTGGTGACTCATCAAAAAACGTTAGGAAATAA